In Glycine max cultivar Williams 82 chromosome 7, Glycine_max_v4.0, whole genome shotgun sequence, a single window of DNA contains:
- the LOC102667789 gene encoding uncharacterized protein, whose protein sequence is MSLYSKFLKDLLTKKGKYIHSDIVVVEGNCSVVIQRILPPKYKDPGSVTIPCSIGAMSIGKALIDLGASISLMPLSMCRRIGELEILSIRMTLQMADRSITRSYGVVEDVLVKVHQFTFSQIL, encoded by the coding sequence ATGTCGCTTTACTCCAAGTTTCTCAAAGATCTGTTGACCAAGAAAGGCAAATATATCCACAGTGACATTGTTGTGGTGGAGGGAAATTGTAGTGTTGTTATCCAGAGAATCCTTCCACCAAAGTATAAGGATCCAGGGAGTGTTACAATCCCTTGCTCAATTGGTGCTATGTCAATTGGAAAAGCCCTTATTGACTTAGGAGCTAGCATTAGTTTGATGCCCTTATCCATGTGCAGAAGGATTGGAGAGCTAGAAATCTTATCAATAAGAATGACATTGCAGATGGCAGATCGCTCAATCACAAGGTCATATGGTGTAGTGGAGGACGTGTTGGTCAAAGTGCATCAATTCACTTTCTCGCAGATTTTGTGA